The sequence below is a genomic window from Chryseobacterium foetidum.
TTATTAAATTTGCAGTCTTATGAAATCTTCACTGAAACAAATCCTTGCAATAGACTACGGAAAGGCAAGATGTGGTATCGCAGCTACCGACGATATGCAAATTATCGCAAGTGCTTTAGATACGGTACCTACCGGTTCACTGACTGATTTTTTAAAAAAGTATTTCTCAGAAAATCAGGTGGAAGCCATCGTAGTGGGTTTGCCGACAGATTTGAAAGGCAATATGTCTGAAATTGAGACCAGTATTTTAGCTTTTATCGAAAAGTTTAGGGCAGAATTTCCTGAGGTGGAAGTTCATCGTTTAGATGAAAGATTTACTTCAAAAATGGCATCGTTTTTTATCTCCCAAAGCGGAAAGAATAAAAAACAGAGAGAGCAGAAAGGTCTTATAGACAAAGTAAGTGCAACGATTATATTGCAGAATTTTTTAGAACAAAGAACAAGATGATTTTACCAATAAGAGCATTCGGGGATCCGGTTTTAAGGAAAGTGGCAAAGGATATTGATAAAGATTATCCGGGGCTGCAGGAGTTGATTGATAATATGTTTGAAACCATGTACAGTGCCAACGGTATCGGTCTGGCGGCGCCTCAGATTGGTTTAGACATCAGGCTTTTCATGGTGGATGTAACGCCTTTGGCAGAGGATGAAGATTATGAAGACATTGCTGAGGAACTGAAAGACTTCAAAAAAGTATTTATTAATGCCAAAATTCTTGACGAATCAGGTGAAGAATGGAAATTCAATGAAGGCTGTCTTTCGATTCCGGACGTAAGGGAAGATGTGAAGAGAAAAAGTACGATTCTGATCGAATATTATGACGAAAATTTCGTTAAACATACAGAAACTTTTTCCGATATTAGAGCCCGCGTTATTCAGCATGAATATGATCATATTGAAGGGATTCTTTTCACAGATCATCTCAGTGCACTGAAGAAAAAACTGGTGAAGGGAAAACTGGTGAAAATTTCTCAGGGCGATGTGGGAATCAACTATAAAATGAGATTTCCAAAGTAGATTTTAGTATTAAAAAAAAAAAAAGAAAATAAACAGGTAAAAGGCAGTTGTATATTGCCACAAAAACAAGATTATGCAGTTAGAAAAAATAATTTCGATTTCCGGAAAACCGGGACTTTTCAAACTGGTTTCTCAGCTTAGAAACGGTTTTATCATTGAAGATGTTACAAACAAAAAGAAAGTGAGCATCGGAAATTCAAGTCAGGTAAGTCTTTTAGACAATATTGCAATGTTTACTTTTGATAAGGAAGTGCCTTTGTTTGAAGTATTTGAAAATATTGCAAAAAACTATGACTATAAAGAAACAATTTCTCACAAATCTTCAGAAGCAGAACTGAAG
It includes:
- the def gene encoding peptide deformylase, giving the protein MILPIRAFGDPVLRKVAKDIDKDYPGLQELIDNMFETMYSANGIGLAAPQIGLDIRLFMVDVTPLAEDEDYEDIAEELKDFKKVFINAKILDESGEEWKFNEGCLSIPDVREDVKRKSTILIEYYDENFVKHTETFSDIRARVIQHEYDHIEGILFTDHLSALKKKLVKGKLVKISQGDVGINYKMRFPK
- the ruvX gene encoding Holliday junction resolvase RuvX, whose translation is MKQILAIDYGKARCGIAATDDMQIIASALDTVPTGSLTDFLKKYFSENQVEAIVVGLPTDLKGNMSEIETSILAFIEKFRAEFPEVEVHRLDERFTSKMASFFISQSGKNKKQREQKGLIDKVSATIILQNFLEQRTR